ATTTCTACTTTGCCGTGGTATTTTGTTTGGATCTTCATGGGTCACGTTCCTTTTCTTATATTTCTTGTTCGTAGTTTATACCTTTATATTTCAGATTGACAAAATCGATGGATAAGGATGGATATTGTTTCATTGAAATATTCACTTTTCCTGGTCGGTATTCGTGTATTGGCTTTTGTGGTCGGGTGTTGTTGATCACTTTATTGGTTTTCACATTAAGTTTTATTTTAGCTGGTTCAAAATGAACTGAGACGCTGTTGGCGGATGGAATCCAAGTGATACCGAGTTGACGGTAAGGACGTTCACTGCGCCGCTTAGCTTGGTCCACAATTGGGTTGCCACCGTTTTCAATTTTCATTAATTCTGTCCCTTCTTGTGCGACTCTTGTCATCCCTTCTAACCAGTCTTGATATCCGAGTTGGGCAAATTCTTCGATTCTCTTCGATATATGTTTTAAATCCATATCTTCCCGTGCTTTTGTTTGATCGATTGTCAATTGGGCTGGTGTGCGTTCATACGTTATTTCGGCTGGTGGCTGTTGTAAATCGAGCTCAGCAGGTGGTTGTTCAATCGACTGTTTCGGTTGCTCTATATTTAGTTGGATTTTAGCTGTTTGTGAGAAAAGCCGAATTTGTGGGAGCTCCATATTTTGTTCACCTCTTGAAAAAAGGGGCTGACTTAG
This genomic window from Oikeobacillus pervagus contains:
- a CDS encoding DUF6470 family protein codes for the protein MELPQIRLFSQTAKIQLNIEQPKQSIEQPPAELDLQQPPAEITYERTPAQLTIDQTKAREDMDLKHISKRIEEFAQLGYQDWLEGMTRVAQEGTELMKIENGGNPIVDQAKRRSERPYRQLGITWIPSANSVSVHFEPAKIKLNVKTNKVINNTRPQKPIHEYRPGKVNISMKQYPSLSIDFVNLKYKGINYEQEI